The Juglans regia cultivar Chandler chromosome 2, Walnut 2.0, whole genome shotgun sequence genome includes a window with the following:
- the LOC109003870 gene encoding serine/threonine protein phosphatase 2A 55 kDa regulatory subunit B beta isoform-like isoform X2: protein MTLSPDSRTPLEWKFSQVFGERPHGEDVQDVDVISTIAFQKSGDYLAVGDRGGRVVIFERKDEKDTSNQHLSRDELEQLDFSFTSHPQFQYKTEFQSHEPEFDYLKSLEIEEKINNVRWCATQNGSLFILSTNDKTIKLWKVKEHRVKKVKEMDPNPLLCSENALLAERSFMSEQDKPSFDNGHNVEWTEKMATNMLPSQGVYSKIANIEDTTRTRCRKVYAHAHDFNINSISNNSDGETFISADDLRINLWNLEISNQCFNIIDMKPSNMEDLTEVITSAEFHPIHCNLLAYSSSRGFIRLVDMRCSALCDQSARILQDGGSHGFKSFFTEIIASISDIKFSNDGRHILSRDYMNLKLWDVRMDSSPVATFKVHDHLHPKLGELYNTDSIFDKFDCCISGDGIHFATGSYSNLLRIFSHGVGGAEGITIEASKSPNRA, encoded by the exons ATGACTTTGAGCCCCGACTCCCGCACTCCTCTGGAGTGGAAGTTCTCTCAGGTCTTCGGCGAACGACCTCACGGAGAGGACGTCCAAGACG TCGATGTCATATCCACGATAGCTTTCCAGAAGAGTGGTGATTACCTCGCTGTTGGAGATCGGGGTGGTCGTGTTGTAATTTTCGAAAGGAAGGATGAGAAAGAT ACCTCAAACCAGCACCTTTCTAGAGATGAGTTGGAGCAGTTGGATTTTAGTTTCACGAGCCATCCTCAATTCCAATATAAGACTGAGTTCCAGAGTCATGAGCCTGAG TTTGATTACTTGAAGAGTTTGGAAATTGAAGAGAAAATCAACAATGTGAGATGGTGTGCAACTCAGAATGGATCACTATTCATCCTTTCAACAAATGATAAGACGATTAAACTGTGGAAG GTCAAGGAACATAGAGTgaagaaagtaaaagaaatggACCCTAATCCACTTCTGTGTTCAGAGAATGCACTTTTGGCTGAAAGGAGTTTCATGAGTGAACAAGACAAACCATCTTTTGATAATGGGCATAATGTGGAATGGACTGAAAAGATGGCGACAAACATGTTGCCATCTCAAGGAGTGTATTCCAAG ATTGCTAATATTGAAGACACTACTCGTACAAGATGTCGAAAGGTGTATGCCCATGCTCATGATTTTAACATCAACTCCATCTCCAATAATAG TGACGGCGAGACATTTATTTCTGCAGACGACCTTAGAATAAACTTGTGGAACCTTGAGATTAGTAATCAGTGTTTCAATATCATTGACATGAAGCCCTCAAACATGGAGGATCTTACTG AGGTCATAACATCAGCTGAATTCCATCCAATTCACTGCAATCTGCTTGCATACAGTAGCTCTAGAGGTTTTATACGCCTGGTTGACATGCGGTGTTCAGCCTTATGTGACCAGAGTGCAAGAAT ATTACAAGATGGAGGGTCCCATGggtttaaatcattttttaccGAGATCATTGCGTCCATCTCTGATATAAAGTTTTCAAATGATGGGCGACACATCTTAAGTCGTGATTACATGAATCTAAAG CTGTGGGACGTGCGAATGGATTCATCACCAGTTGCAACATTCAAGGTTCATGATCACTTGCATCCCAAG TTAGGCGAGTTGTATAATACCGACtccatatttgataaatttgacTGTTGTATCAGTGGAGATGGAATTCATTTTGCAACTGGATCTTATAG CAATCTTTTACGTATTTTCTCCCATGGTGTTGGAGGTGCAGAAGGGATCACTATAGAAGCTAGCAAAAGCCCCAACAG
- the LOC109003870 gene encoding serine/threonine protein phosphatase 2A 55 kDa regulatory subunit B beta isoform-like isoform X3 — translation MTLSPDSRTPLEWKFSQVFGERPHGEDVQDVDVISTIAFQKSGDYLAVGDRGGRVVIFERKDEKDTSNQHLSRDELEQLDFSFTSHPQFQYKTEFQSHEPEFDYLKSLEIEEKINNVRWCATQNGSLFILSTNDKTIKLWKVKEHRVKKVKEMDPNPLLCSENALLAERSFMSEQDKPSFDNGHNVEWTEKMATNMLPSQGVYSKIANIEDTTRTRCRKVYAHAHDFNINSISNNSDGETFISADDLRINLWNLEISNQCFNIIDMKPSNMEDLTEVITSAEFHPIHCNLLAYSSSRGFIRLVDMRCSALCDQSARILQDGGSHGFKSFFTEIIASISDIKFSNDGRHILSRDYMNLKLWDVRMDSSPVATFKVHDHLHPKLGELYNTDSIFDKFDCCISGDGIHFATGSYRRDHYRS, via the exons ATGACTTTGAGCCCCGACTCCCGCACTCCTCTGGAGTGGAAGTTCTCTCAGGTCTTCGGCGAACGACCTCACGGAGAGGACGTCCAAGACG TCGATGTCATATCCACGATAGCTTTCCAGAAGAGTGGTGATTACCTCGCTGTTGGAGATCGGGGTGGTCGTGTTGTAATTTTCGAAAGGAAGGATGAGAAAGAT ACCTCAAACCAGCACCTTTCTAGAGATGAGTTGGAGCAGTTGGATTTTAGTTTCACGAGCCATCCTCAATTCCAATATAAGACTGAGTTCCAGAGTCATGAGCCTGAG TTTGATTACTTGAAGAGTTTGGAAATTGAAGAGAAAATCAACAATGTGAGATGGTGTGCAACTCAGAATGGATCACTATTCATCCTTTCAACAAATGATAAGACGATTAAACTGTGGAAG GTCAAGGAACATAGAGTgaagaaagtaaaagaaatggACCCTAATCCACTTCTGTGTTCAGAGAATGCACTTTTGGCTGAAAGGAGTTTCATGAGTGAACAAGACAAACCATCTTTTGATAATGGGCATAATGTGGAATGGACTGAAAAGATGGCGACAAACATGTTGCCATCTCAAGGAGTGTATTCCAAG ATTGCTAATATTGAAGACACTACTCGTACAAGATGTCGAAAGGTGTATGCCCATGCTCATGATTTTAACATCAACTCCATCTCCAATAATAG TGACGGCGAGACATTTATTTCTGCAGACGACCTTAGAATAAACTTGTGGAACCTTGAGATTAGTAATCAGTGTTTCAATATCATTGACATGAAGCCCTCAAACATGGAGGATCTTACTG AGGTCATAACATCAGCTGAATTCCATCCAATTCACTGCAATCTGCTTGCATACAGTAGCTCTAGAGGTTTTATACGCCTGGTTGACATGCGGTGTTCAGCCTTATGTGACCAGAGTGCAAGAAT ATTACAAGATGGAGGGTCCCATGggtttaaatcattttttaccGAGATCATTGCGTCCATCTCTGATATAAAGTTTTCAAATGATGGGCGACACATCTTAAGTCGTGATTACATGAATCTAAAG CTGTGGGACGTGCGAATGGATTCATCACCAGTTGCAACATTCAAGGTTCATGATCACTTGCATCCCAAG TTAGGCGAGTTGTATAATACCGACtccatatttgataaatttgacTGTTGTATCAGTGGAGATGGAATTCATTTTGCAACTGGATCTTATAG AAGGGATCACTATAGAAGCTAG